CTCAAAACTGTACCGTACCTGGGTCAATACGTGGTGGAAACACCGTGAAGAACCACAATGGGTGAAGGAAATGAAGGGCTGGCAACGCATCATTATGAAGCACCAATACGGCGAGGTGCTGTTTCCTTACACCGATTTAGGCACACGCGTAAAAACGGTAGGAGAAAGTGTCGGCCTGAAAACAACACTTGTTCATGGCTGGCACAATGGCGGGCATGATAATGATTATCCGAATTACATAGCAGATCCTGCTCAGGGCGGAGATGCCGTCATAAAAAAACAAATCGCTGATTTTCAAAAAGATGGCGGGGCGGTTTTGTGGTATTACAGTGGTCGTTTGATTGATAAAGCATCCGATTTTTATCGAAAAAAGGGCGGGGATAAATTGGTCATTCGAGACAATACTGGATCGGAAGTGAATGATGCTTACCGTTTTCGAGGGCCGGGTACGTTTACCGGCAGCTTTGACAGCAGAACCTTTGCCGTTTCGGAATTCAGAAATCCATTATGGATAAAAGAATTGAAAAAAATGGCCGACCAAGCCCTGAATTACGGGGCCAAGAGTATTTTTTATGACCAAATGGGTTCGGGTGAGCAACCCAACTGGGATCTGACCAAAGAGTTTCCTGTTCCGACCGTAAAAACGATTGGAGTCAAAGGCAAAGTCCTGGGTGAGTTACACGAGTATATTGATAAAAAGGACAAAAATGTAGCGATTGGCATCGAACTGCTTTCGGATGTCACAGCGATGCAGGTGGATTATATTCACGGCCGATACGGGGCAACCGAAGTGCTGAACCCTGACTGGGAAGCCAAAGGTGAAAAACCCCGCACGACCAATTTTATTGATTGGTTTAGATATACGTTTCCCGAAATCATCCTTTCTGACCGTGACATACGTGATGATACCGATATTGAACGACGTGTAAACCATACCGTTCTGAAAGGCTTACGCAATGATGTGGAGATTTATCGCTGTCGGGCATTAATTGACGAAACGCCGCATTATCAGGAATATCTGACCCAAATCAATCAACTCAAAGACCGTTTCAAAGACCTTCTTTTGCTGGGAAAGTACGTGGATACGGAGGGGGTGGAATACACCGGTACCGACATTGAAGCCCGTCGGTTTGACAATGGAAACAGAACCGCTATTGTTCTTACCCAAAGTCATTTGCCTTCAGTTAATACGACTTTAAAAATTCCGCAGGGGTATACATTTTATGAATTTGGTAAAGTTGGCGATGCCGAAATCAAGGTCAATAAAGAGGATATTCAAATAAATCTGAATAAGCACGGATTGGTAGTGGTGGTTTTTAGAAAATAACCAATTTGTTGATCATGAAGAAACAAGCGCTGTGTCTGTCGGCAATTCTATTCTTATTTTCTTTTCTAAGTAATGCTCAATATGTACCCATAGATGAGTCTAATTTAGAGACTGTTTATGTAAGTACATCCGGCAATGATACTGATGCAGGTTCCGGTTCAGCCCCTTTTCGGACGATCAAAAAGGCATTGGCAATTGCTGCTGCCAAAAAAAGAGCAGGTGTCGGCGTAAAAATACTGATCGCTGCGGGAACGTACCGGGAAGGAGCGGCAAGCGATGGCTGGGCAATGACGTTAAATATGTCATTATCCCAAGCTACTGCAGCCCCTTTGGTGATCCAAGGGGCAGGATGGAATGCCAAGGGCCCTAAAAATACAGGGGATGTCATCATTTCGGGATCGGAAGATTGGTCGGGTGGATGGACTAAAAATGCTGATGGCACTTGGTCTAAAGACTGGCCTTATGCGTTTGGTGTACCTGCCAAAAACGTATCTTTTGGGGTTAGTGATGCTTTTTTAAGAAGAGAATTGGTCCATATTAACGGGAAAACGTATTACCAGGTCAATCCGCCGAATTATACAAATGTCAATGGAACGGTAGGGGGGGCAATGGAAGGAGACCCCGGTAATCCCAATAATGTGAATGGCGGACGGGCAACGGCTGATGAAGGTTTGTTTTGGGTAACGGATGCCGTACTGAATAATGGCACAATCGTTACAATGGGTAAAATTACTGTAAAACTTCCTCAAGATTCACCTCCTGCCTTTGACTTAAATGCACAGGGGAATCTTGTTGAAGTAACAACCAAACGCAATTTACTGCAACTATGGCTCGGAACACAATCTGAAACGCCCACCAATATTATTTTGCGTAACCTTACGTTCCAACAAGCTTACAATTATGTGCTGATACAGCATCAGAATAATCTTCTGATTGAAGATTGTCGCTTTATCAAAAACAAACGAGATGGTCTTGCCATAAATCCCGGTAAAAATTACCTGTTACGACGAGTTG
Above is a window of Runella slithyformis DSM 19594 DNA encoding:
- a CDS encoding DUF6259 domain-containing protein, which encodes MNCLKLLSALFLFHSFLGFSQNSFTLKNDKIEVIIDEKGNLTNLKNAQTGRNYASGKPIWRLYFDNKRRKDNEVLAKDNTPTVKQDGNQIIIRYETINIKNETVKMSLILKISLEENQVRFASELKNNEAHTVIRELQYPLVAHCQLPDDHQLLNTHWGGQVYKDPKKQIRAFNATYPPYYPPSQYFLQMDTKFGDAGASLASNCFAFIGTNEGLYFGSHDDAFQATGHGLRLYPGKKFVFDELEAGFYKYPNALYGETWSCDANVIAPYSGTWHQTSKLYRTWVNTWWKHREEPQWVKEMKGWQRIIMKHQYGEVLFPYTDLGTRVKTVGESVGLKTTLVHGWHNGGHDNDYPNYIADPAQGGDAVIKKQIADFQKDGGAVLWYYSGRLIDKASDFYRKKGGDKLVIRDNTGSEVNDAYRFRGPGTFTGSFDSRTFAVSEFRNPLWIKELKKMADQALNYGAKSIFYDQMGSGEQPNWDLTKEFPVPTVKTIGVKGKVLGELHEYIDKKDKNVAIGIELLSDVTAMQVDYIHGRYGATEVLNPDWEAKGEKPRTTNFIDWFRYTFPEIILSDRDIRDDTDIERRVNHTVLKGLRNDVEIYRCRALIDETPHYQEYLTQINQLKDRFKDLLLLGKYVDTEGVEYTGTDIEARRFDNGNRTAIVLTQSHLPSVNTTLKIPQGYTFYEFGKVGDAEIKVNKEDIQINLNKHGLVVVVFRK